The Lagopus muta isolate bLagMut1 chromosome 6, bLagMut1 primary, whole genome shotgun sequence sequence CGCCCTGGGGCTGGCCTTCcacctgggcagctgtgtcagctCCTACCTCTACCTGCTGCTGGACACCAGCGTGGGGCACCGCGCCGCCAGCGCCGTGCGGGGACGGGAAAGCGGCCGACACCGGGCCGCCCAgcgccaccgccgccgccgcgcccctGACCGCGCCCCCTCACTGACCACGCCCCCTCACTGACCACGCCCCTCTTGTAACCACGCCCCAACCGGCGGGCCCCGCCCCCTTCTCGTGGCCCTGCCCCCGAGCTCTCCGTGCCGCAGTGCGCAGGCGCGGCGCCCCGCTCACTTCCTGTGCCCCCGCCCGCTCCCGGCTCGGCACCGCTCCGTACCGCCGCCCCGCCTCCTGCCCgcccgccccggccccggccccggtCCCGGTACCGGCACCGGATCCGGCCCGGCCGCCGGTGAGTGCGGGGCGGGCGGCTCCCGGGGCTCTCCCGCGCTGTACCCATCCCCACGCCGCTCCCCCGGCCCTTCTCCCGTCGGTGTCCCTGTTGGGCCGGTCTCTGTCCGCATCCCCATAACAGAAAGGCGATCCCGGCCCCATCCGTGTCCCCATCGGGGCGACCCCCGTCCCTGTGAGGACCATCCGCGTCCCCGTCCCTGTCCCCACCGGAGCAGTCCCTGTCCCCGTCCTGGGAAGGACggtcctgtccccatccctgtccgCAGTGAGGCTCTCCCTGTCTCAGTAACCGTTTCTATCCCCACAGCAGCCATCCCTGTCCTTATCCACAAAGGACAATGCTGTCCCTATAGGGACAATTCctctccccatctccatccctgtccccatccctatTATGGAAGAACCGTCCTGGTGCTACAGGAGcaatccctgtccccatccctgttcccaCAGAGCTGATCCTTATTCCCATCCCTGTCCTAATACACAAAGGACAATCCTGTCCCTATAAAGCAATCCCTTTTTTCCCATCCTTGTCCCCAAAGTAGCCATTTCtgtcctcatccccatccttgTCCCTATCCCCGTCCTGGAAAAAATAGCCCTGTCCCCATAGGAAAACTGCCTTTCCCATCCCTCTCCAGGGAGGAATGATCCTGTCCCCATAGAGGCTATCCTTGTCCACATCTCTATCTCCATAGGGATGACACCCACCTGACCCCGAAAGAGTACTTCCCATCCCAGTCCCTGTCCCCATTCCTCCCTGTCCCCACGGAGGCAATCCCTGCCCCCATCCACGCCCCACACCCACAGGGCAGGGTTTGTTTGCCCAGTGCCGGTTTCCCGCTTGTGCAGGGAGGAGCACCGTTGCCCTTTACCCAGGGCGGGTGATGGGGCTGAGCCCCCCGCTCAGTGCCACCATCCTAGGGCTGCTGCTTTGGAGAGCTGTTTTGGGGTCCCCCCGGTGACACGGAGCCGGGGTGCGCCCCCAGCCATGTCGTTCCGTAAGGTGGTGCGGCAGAGCAAATTCCGGCACGTCTTCGGGCAGCCGGTGAAGACAGAGCAGTGCTACGATGACATCCGTGTGTCCCGCGTCACCTGGGACAGCACCTTCTGCGCTGTCAACCCCTCCTTTGTAGCCATCATTGTGGAGGCCAGCGGCGGTGGAGCCTTCTTGGTGCTGCCCCTGCACAAGGTGGGCTGGGGGTGGAGATGGCGCTGGGGATGGCTTGGGATGGGGACACGACGGAAACTGAATTGGCTTGGGATCAGGATGGGGATGTGTTGGggagagggatgggatgggataggataGAATGGAGATGGcctgggatggggatggggatggggatgggatggggaaggCTTGGGGTGGAGTttggatggggacagggatggagTGGGGACGGGATGGGGAATGGGCTGGGTTGAGATGGAGATGGGGCTGCGTTGAAATGGGGCCGTGGCTGTGTTGAGATTGATGGAGATGGGGGTGTGGAGCTCAGATGGAACAAGGATTAACCACCTCTCACACTGTCCCTACATCCCCAGACTGGCCGCATTGATAAGTCGTATCCCACCGTGTGTGGGCACACAGGCCCTGTGCTAGACATCGAGTGGTGCCCCCACAACGATCACGTCATTGCCAGTGGCTCCGAGGACTGCACTGTCATGGTGAggggtggatgggaaaggggTTACTGGGATGTTGTGGCACAGAGGACACCTCACTGTTCACTCCCCATAGGTGTGGCAGGTGCCTGAGGGGGGCCTCGTGCAGCCACTCACAGAGCCAGTGGTGGTGCTGGAGGGGCACTCGAAGCGTGTGGGCATCATCGCCTGGCACCCCAGCACCCGCAAcgtgctgctcagtgcaggtATGGGGACAGCGCGGGGTCACAGGGTGCTGGGTGACACTGGGACAGGTGGTTGAGCTGCATCCATACCATGCAGGCTGTGACAACGTGGTGCTGATCTGGAACGTGGGTACGGGAGAGGAGCTGTACCGCCTGGAGGGCCTGCACCCTGACCTCATCTACAGCGTGAGCTGGAGCCGCGATGGGAGCCGTTTCTGCACTGCCTGTAAGGACAAGAGTGTGCGTGTCATCGACCCCCGCCGCGGCACCGTGCTGCTGGTAAGTGAGACAGCAGAGTGgcagtgtccccatgtccctagGGTGCTTCCCATCCCTTGTCCCCTGGTGCTCCCTGCTGTCCTTGAATGCTTGCAATTCCTTGTCCCCAGATGTTCACTGATACTCCccatcatagaatcagaatcacagaacggcctgggttgaaaagggccacaatgatcatctagttcccaccccctgctatgtgcagggtcgccaaccagcagaccaggctgcccagagccacatccagcctggcctagaatacctccagggatggggcatccacagcctccttgggcagcctgttccagtttgtCATCATCGTTTGAATGTCCCCATCCCTCATCCCTGATGTACTTCTCCTATCTCCCTGACACTCTGCATCTCTTAGATGTCCCCATCCTTTGTCCCCAGAGTGCTTTCCCTGTTTCCCCCATGCCCTGCATCCCCTGGGATGTCCCTACCCCTTGCCCCTCAGGCACACCACGTCCTTCCCTGTATCCTTTGTGTGCCCCCAGTTCCTTGTCCTCAGTTGCTGCCTGGTGCCCCCCATTGCCTTGCATTCCTCAGGTGCCCCCATCCCTTGTCCCCAGGATGCTTCCTGTTCATCCTTGCTATCCTGGAATCCTTGAGTATCCCTGCCCCTTGTCACCAGGGCACATTGGATCCTTCCCTGATACCCTGTGTCTCTTTGTCCCCAGGTGCTCCCTGCACCTCTTGGCTGTCCCCCACATCCCTTTGTCCCTGGGACACTTTTCCATCCCTCCCCAGTATCCCACATCCATGGTGTCTCCCCATCATCCCTTGTTTGCGGGGCACTTTTGCTGACCCCTGTGTGCCCCCATGCTGCACCCCACCTGTCTCATGCCGCTGCCCTCATGCTGTGCTCCCACCCTGCAGGAGAAAGAGCGGGCACACGAGGGTGCACGCCCCATGCGTGCCATCTTCCTGGCTGATGGCAAGATCTTCACCACTGGCTTCAGCCGCATGAGCGAGCGGCAGCTAGCGCTGTGGGACAcggtgaggggctgcaggggtcCCTTGGGGGACCGTATGGGGTGCAGCATGGGGCTGACGCTCTACCCCCCAGGAGAacctggaggagcccatgggTCTGCAGGAGCTGGACTCTAGCAACGGGGCCCTGCTGCCCTTCTACGACCCTGACACCAATGTGGTCTACGTCTGTGGCAAAGTATGACCCCACACCTCCCTCCCTTGCCCCCTCCTCACCCACCCCATACTCACCAGCTGCCTGTAGGGCGACTCGAGCATCCGCTACTTCGAGATCACAGAGGAGCCACCCTACATCCACTTCCTCAATACATTCACCAGCAAGGAGCCGCAGCGCGGCATGGGCTGGATGCCCAAGCGTGGGTTGGACGTCAGCAAGTGTGAGATTGCCAGGTGAGGCAGAGGGTGCCAGGGTGTTCCGATGTCCTCCCCAGTATCCCCATATTTCCTCTTCTAATGACCCTTTCCCCCCTGCCTCATCAGGTTCTACAAGCTGCATGAGCGTAAGTGTGAGCCCATCATCATGACGGTGCCAAGGAAGGTAAGTGGGGACTGGTGGGGGGAGGTTGGTTTGAGGGAGACCCTGGGAATGGTGATGCCAAGGAGTGATAGGTGGGAACCCCTGGGTAAGTGGGGGGAGGGGGCTTGAGTAATGCTTAGTAGCTGGGTGGGGGTCCTTGGGTAGTATGCAGTGATTGAGgaggggtctctatgggggtcccagggcagggcagagcagcgGGGGGCTCTTGGGGATCCTTAGGGGAAGTGGGGGAGGGGGGTCTGTGTGCAGGGTTTTCTGCATTGTGGCTTGGTGGGGGACCCAGATCAGGTGGGTGGGATCCAGAGCAGGGCACAGTAACTTGGGAGGGGTCTCTTGGTGGGCTGCGGGCTCCCTGGGCAAAGCAGGCAGGGGTCTGTTGGGAGCCCCTGTTCAGGCTGGGTGGGGTCTCCACTCTTGCAGCAGATGGGGAGGTCCCTGGGTAGAAGCCCCTGCACAGGGGCTCAGTGGGGTTCCTAGCTGGGCAGAGCTCCCTGGGTAGGACAGGTACCCATGCAGGGGTCCCCTGAATGACGCTGTTTGTGGGGCGCAGTCGGACCTATTCCAGGACGACCTGTACCCCGACACGGCGGGCCCCGACCCGGCGCTGGAGGCCGAGGAGTGGGTGGCGGGGCAGACAGCGGGGCCGTTGCTGGTGTCCCTGCGCCAGGCCTACGTCCCCAGCAAGCAGCGGGAGCTGAAGGTGAACCGCCACTCCCTGCTGCACGACGGCCGCTCCGCcaccaccgccgccgccgccaccgccaGCGCTGCGCCGGCGCCCGTCGCCCCCAGCTCCCGTCTCAGCGCGCCCCCGGCCCTGGGCACCGGGACCGCCGCCCCGGCGGTGAGTGCAGGGGGCGTGGCCTTTGGAAGGGGGCGTGGCCTTTTGGTAGCGCGGGCCTGTTTTCGTAAGGCGTGTTTGCTGAAGGGGGCGTGGACTTGGGTGTGGTGGGCGTGGCTTTGAGCCACGTGACTTACAAAGGGGGCGCGGTCTTGAGTGGGGCGGGCGGGGCCCGGTTGTCTCGCTGATGGCGTGCCCGGTTCGCAGGTGGGCGGGCGGCTGGACGAGGTGCTGCAGGAGATGGCGGCGCTGCGGGCGCTCGTGACGGAGCAGGGCCAGCGCATCGCCCGcctggaggagcagctcagccgCCTGGAGAACGGACACGTCTAGGGGCAGCCCGGCCCACCCACCCAGTGACTGCGTGGGGGCTGCCCCCCCGCAGCCGGGGACCAAGCCTCTATCCTCTGAGCCCTCCTCGTGTCCTCCCCTGGGGTTATATTCTGTCCCTCGGGGATCTCGTCTCCCCCCCACTCAGGGTCCTGTCCCCACCCCGCTTGGTGCCCCTCTACCCAGCCGTTCCTCCGGCAGCTCCCCCATCACCCTTACTGCCTTACTGGGTGCTGCCCACCTGTGGATCGTGGACCACTTTGCCCCCTGTCGCCCCGCAGTGGCCCGCAAGTGTTAGTGGGGAGGTCCTTGGGATCAAACACTAAAGCCCCTTGCACCCCCTGTGCCCGCGGGGTTGGGTAGGGTCATCTCCCTTTACAATGTGGCACAGCCACGGGATCCCCTTCTCCTTTGCCCTCCCTCCAGGGCAGGGTCCAAATCTATATTTTCACTTCGAATAAAGCTCTTTATAATAAAGGTGCTGGGTCAGGCTGGGGGCGTAAGGGCAATGGGGGCTTTGCTGTAGTGTCATGAGGTGTGTGTGCGGGGGGCCGGGGGTCTGTGCATGTCCCCAGCCCACGGTGGGGATGTAGGGGATAGGAAGAGGCGGCAGCTATAGCTGGGGGCTCAGGCACAAACTTTCACAGCAATAATAGCAGTCAGTGTTCGCAGGGCCACACTCCCTCTCACTCTTCACCCAGGCTGATGCGTTGCTGTAAGTTTCTCAGCTGCTGGGTGCATTTCGGGTGGTAGGGATGGCAGGTGCAGACGCTGTtaccctccccctccccccccccccccgcattGATACATCCGCTGCCGGGGGGGCAGGAAGTGCTGGGGGCCCCCCTGCACCACTCACACCGCAGCAACAGGACCTGCTCTAGCAGCGCTTTGTGATGGTGAGCACCCCAAAAACAGAGtggggggggaagaaggggtCAGAGGGCAGGGTGGGGGCATCCCTGAGAATGGGAACATCCCAGAGAGTACCAGGGAGGGGGGATTCTGAAGTGCCCACAGACCCATGCATTCTCTGCCACGGTTACCCCATTACAGATTTGGGGGTGGGGAGTGAAGCAGAGAGGATGCACTTTGTTCCCATGCGACTCCCCATCTGCAGACGCTGTgttggggggaaggggaaaaacccACGGGCCTTCGGGGCAGCCCAATGGATTGGGGGTCAGGGCCTGGGAGGTCACGGGGCCGAGCACTGCAGGTATCGACGAGGACCCATCCCGTCTCACAGGACACCGCCTGGCGCCCCgcagccacgctgctgctggCGGGTCTGGTGGCAGCTGGGGAGCCCGCAGTGAGCCGCAGCGACCGGGCGGTGGGagccctgctggggctgctgctgtgtctggCCGTGGGGCTGGCCTTGGCCTGGCGGCACCTCTGCCGTCTCTCGGACGGCCGCTACCACCCCCGGCCCGCGGGGCGTCGCGCCCTGGCCGTGCTGCAGAGCCGAtggcggcggctgcggggccgggAGAGCACCGCCGAACCCAGCGGGGAAGGGGACGAAGCCCCGGAAGCGGAGGAGCTGATGCCGTGGGGCGCGGAGCGGCAGCGCcgcgaggaggaggaggaggacggaGAGGAAGAGGCCccgcaggaggaggaagaggagcagcacCCGGCGGAGCAGCCCCACGCACTGCTCGGCGACGCGCACAGCCTCGCGGGGACGGCGGCGTGGGGCGACGCGCGGCCGTCGGACAGCACCGCGCTGTGACGCCGCCGCCCCAATAAAGCGCTCAGCGCTCCTCCGGGCGGACACGGCGCGGTGGGCAGGGCGGGCcgcatcccccccccccaagctcAGTACGCTGCAGCCGCACTGATCCATGCTTTAATGGTACGCGCACCGTTTCACCGAATCCTCTCCCTCCCACACCCCTACCTGGGCGGCCGCCCCCGACCCCACCGCATCTTCTTGGCGGAGGCGATAGGCAGCGGGGCCGTGGCCTCGGGCGGGGTGCCgccctccagccccagctccatgGTCTCTGCAGATCTGAAGGGCTCGAACGGGGAGAACTTGACCGGGCTGCAGAGGGCGGACGGGGAGGTGAGGGGGGAGCAGCTTTGCCGTAGTGCCCCCCAAACCTGGCACGGGTACCTGACTGGGGTGTGGGGGCTGCTGTTGAGGCGGCGGGGTGCGCTCCGCACCTTAGGCTGAAAGGAGAAGCCCTCCTTGATACTTTCCAGCACTGAGGGGGCCACGTAGGTGAAGCCCTGGAGGAAGGCAGTGGCAAAGGGTGGGGCGGGGGAGCAGGGGGACACCTCTCCCTGTGCATCCACCCCGTACCAGGAAGGCCTGGTTGGCACTCTCACTGATGATGGCATCATCGGGGCTGTCCACGGGGGTCTGGCGTGTGAAGCGGGCATCGAACTGGCTGACATCCTCCTCCGACTGCTGTGTGGGGGAAGGAACGTGGCTGCTGTCCTCTGAGCCCCCCCTTCAACCATTGCCCCCCAGAGCACCCCCTGTACCAGG is a genomic window containing:
- the LOC125694974 gene encoding protein tyrosine phosphatase receptor type C-associated protein, which gives rise to MDTAWRPAATLLLAGLVAAGEPAVSRSDRAVGALLGLLLCLAVGLALAWRHLCRLSDGRYHPRPAGRRALAVLQSRWRRLRGRESTAEPSGEGDEAPEAEELMPWGAERQRREEEEEDGEEEAPQEEEEEQHPAEQPHALLGDAHSLAGTAAWGDARPSDSTAL
- the CORO1B gene encoding coronin-1B; protein product: MSFRKVVRQSKFRHVFGQPVKTEQCYDDIRVSRVTWDSTFCAVNPSFVAIIVEASGGGAFLVLPLHKTGRIDKSYPTVCGHTGPVLDIEWCPHNDHVIASGSEDCTVMVWQVPEGGLVQPLTEPVVVLEGHSKRVGIIAWHPSTRNVLLSAGCDNVVLIWNVGTGEELYRLEGLHPDLIYSVSWSRDGSRFCTACKDKSVRVIDPRRGTVLLEKERAHEGARPMRAIFLADGKIFTTGFSRMSERQLALWDTENLEEPMGLQELDSSNGALLPFYDPDTNVVYVCGKGDSSIRYFEITEEPPYIHFLNTFTSKEPQRGMGWMPKRGLDVSKCEIARFYKLHERKCEPIIMTVPRKSDLFQDDLYPDTAGPDPALEAEEWVAGQTAGPLLVSLRQAYVPSKQRELKVNRHSLLHDGRSATTAAAATASAAPAPVAPSSRLSAPPALGTGTAAPAVGGRLDEVLQEMAALRALVTEQGQRIARLEEQLSRLENGHV